In Magnolia sinica isolate HGM2019 chromosome 12, MsV1, whole genome shotgun sequence, a single genomic region encodes these proteins:
- the LOC131221139 gene encoding organic cation/carnitine transporter 3-like: MADSSPLLSRVNSSEPEAHPVLHKGPPTLDDAIEQCVGSFGPAQLIQAVLVSFSWVFDCQQTFINIFTDAQPSWHCTRANDMECLSAATPCELPKHAWAWDQPASTSIISQWDLMCSNPLISGLPASSFFAGCLAGGFLLSTLADSSLGRKKMLLLSCLTISVTGALTVASPNLWAYSALRFISGCGRATISTCALVLSTEIVGKQWRGEVGIFGFFCSMLGFLSLPAMAYLASGTSWWTLYLCTSVPVIFYCIAVHFLVHESPRWLFVRGRKDEAIQTLRSIALSNGKILLSSFSEVAVEEESWNVDIYSAMKILWEKKWAFRRLLMVMVVGFGVGMVYYGMPLGLGNLNFNLYLSVTFNALSELPSALLAFFLIGRMNRRSAVLVFTILSGLCSVLICMVIDGGDMKEVQMGLELVSFFSACTAFNRVLIYTLELFPTSVRSSALSMVRQTIAISGVISPLLVVAGRNQGSLSFGVFGVVIGGGGLFVMGLPETRGGPSCDTMEEEEKKEILNFSGDHE; encoded by the coding sequence ATGGCCGACTCATCTCCTCTCCTCTCCCGGGTCAACTCGTCCGAGCCCGAAGCTCATCCAGTGCTGCATAAAGGTCCACCTACCCTCGATGATGCGATCGAGCAGTGCGTTGGCAGCTTCGGCCCGGCCCAGCTAATCCAAGCCGTCCTCGTGTCGTTCTCATGGGTCTTCGACTGCCAACAGACGTTCATCAACATCTTCACTGATGCACAGCCATCGTGGCATTGCACACGTGCAAATGACATGGAATGCCTGTCGGCTGCCACTCCATGCGAGCTACCAAAGCATGCATGGGCTTGGGACCAGCCTGCAAGCACATCGATTATCTCTCAGTGGGACCTGATGTGCTCGAATCCACTCATCTCTGGGCTCCCAGCATCTTCCTTCTTTGCAGGCTGCCTTGCCGGCGGTTTCCTTCTTTCGACACTCGCTGACTCATCACTCGGCCGCAAGAAAATGCTCCTTCTCTCGTGTCTCACCATTTCAGTCACTGGTGCACTGACCGTGGCCTCACCCAACTTGTGGGCCTACTCGGCCTTGCGGTTCATCAGCGGCTGTGGCCGCGCGACGATTAGCACGTGCGCACTCGTGCTGTCGACTGAGATTGTTGGGAAGCAGTGGCGGGGTGAGGTGGGCATCTTCGGATTCTTTTGTTCCATGCTCGGATTCTTATCCTTACCTGCCATGGCCTACCTAGCTAGTGGAACCTCATGGTGGACCCTCTATCTGTGTACGTCGGTCCCCGTGATCTTTTACTGCATAGCCGTCCATTTCCTTGTACATGAGTCCCCACGATGGCTCTTCGTGCGTGGACGCAAGGACGAAGCTATCCAAACCCTTCGAAGCATCGCTTTATCAAACGGCAAGATATTGCTTTCCAGCTTCTCTGAAGTGGCTGTCGAAGAGGAGTCGTGGAATGTTGACATATACTCGGCGATGAAGATCTTGTGGGAGAAGAAGTGGGCATTTCGGCGGTTATTGATGGTTATGGTGGTTGGTTTCGGAGTAGGCATGGTCTACTACGGGATGCCGCTTGGCCTTGGCAACTTGAATTTCAACCTCTATCTGAGTGTCACGTTCAATGCATTATCGGAACTTCCGTCAGCCTTACTGGCCTTCTTCCTGATAGGGAGGATGAATCGCCGGAGTGCGGTCCTGGTATTCACTATCCTAAGCGGGTTGTGCAGTGTCCTGATTTGCATGGTGATAGATGGCGGCGATATGAAGGAGGTGCAGATGGGGCTGGAGCTGGTGTCGTTCTTCAGCGCTTGCACTGCATTCAACAGAGTTTTGATATATACCCTTGAATTGTTCCCAACAAGCGTACGGAGCTCAGCGCTGTCGATGGTGCGGCAGACTATTGCGATCAGCGGCGTGATTAGCCCCTTGCTGGTGGTGGCTGGTAGGAATCAAGGGTCGTTGTCATTTGGGGTGTTTGGGGTGGTGATTGGAGGGGGTGGATTGTTTGTGATGGGTTTGCCAGAGACAAGAGGTGGGCCATCTTGTGATacaatggaggaagaagagaagaaggagatTCTGAATTTTAGTGGAGATCATGAATGA